The Haliotis asinina isolate JCU_RB_2024 chromosome 16, JCU_Hal_asi_v2, whole genome shotgun sequence DNA segment AGATTACAAGTCAGGTGTCGACTCCTTTGAACTGTGGTGCTCATTAATCTCAGCAAAACTAATCCTCACTTGGTGAAAGAATGCGTTTCAAGAATGCGTTTCAAACTGCCCAGATATATCCTGAACTTGGAGAGTTACTGTTGACCAATGCCAGGGAACACTATtttatatgataaacatttgtAAAATTAACACCAGATCTTCAACTGAGAAAGACCTACTGGTATCAAGTACACATGAATAGAAAAATTTACTTTAGATTCTGCCTGAGGTTTTATATTCCTTTTTCTGCAATTATGATAGAATAAATTTACATTGTGTTTTTTGGGGTCGTAAGACCCCCCCAGAGCGTCACAACTACAGCTGCACATCCTGCTAACTCATAACTCCATAACTCATCCTTACATCCCTTGACTCCCGGTTCCCGCAAGTATTTCTGAATATGCTGAGGAAGAGGATTGTGCTTCAAGTGCCTAGACACCAGTGACTGAATTCTTTCATGGCATCCAAATCTATCGATGATTAAAACTGAATCTCAATGAGTTTGCTTCAAACATAACTCTCTCGACACTTTCATACATGGACAGAGCATTCTTCTATCAGCATTACATGTGACAGAAATCTTTCAAACATTGAGAATAACAAAGAGTCATTGTGCTAGAAACCAATCAAGTACTAACTAAACAAATAGAAAGACACATGATTTCTCATTGACAGAACTCAATATGCATTACTTTTCACAAGGGATGGAGACCGATATGAATTATGTACATATAACAGACACCAAATCTTAAAACACAACATTAATATATCTGTAAGATGTAACTTTGTCATATTAcaatatatgcatatttcaaacatcaaagaTATAAAAATACATGCACATAAAATCACAGTGGGTTCTTGAATCTGCAATGAGCTTTTCCTAAATATGCATGCAGGAGAGTTGACACTTAAAGTGCAGACAGTTTCTCGGAATTATTTTGAGACCAATTAGTTTTTATTACTTTAAAAGTCATAACTGTGCTTTTCAGAAACTGACTCCATTCCGATCTCTGAAGAAGCCAAGTCCACTCTGGTTGTAGATCACTGACGCCACACTTGCGTAGCTCTCAATGAGAATGGGCCCTTCAACAATGGTGATCTTCTCATTTGGACGTTTGACCTGGTACGCCTTGCTGACCGCTTGAACAAGACTCTCATAGAAGTCGTCACAGTTGTAGGTTGTTGTTTCATTCTCCTTGCGGTTGTAGAGAATGGGGTGGTGGCAGAATGTTGTCCAAGGAATGTCTGTAGCAAATGGATTCCACTTCTGGCCAAAAGTCAATTCCTGTCCCCGGTTCCATCTCAGCTGGATGCCACCATGTTGTCGGTCACTGaagcaacatcatcatcatcatcatcatgaaaatGGGTCCCTATTCTAGGCATTTTATCTATGATAGCCGGTGTCGTCAGCCATCATCATGATGTCCCCATTCTAGGCATATTAGCTATGGCAATCCATGTCGTCAACCAGTCAACATTTAAACCAAGTCTCATCTGATATTAAGTTACTTGTAGCAGAACAGCCAGCTGTTTCCAAGATTCAAACTATAATCAATTCTGGACCTGTGATGGATACAATGAGCACCACCCCATCACATTTATGACTGACCAGTACTTAATCGTCAAGTGTCTCCTTGAAACCAAGGTATAGAAATGTTTAGCCATTTCCAGGCCCATACATGTTTAACAGTAAGCATAGATTTGGAGACAAGTTGCTTCATCTCGTACTTGATGTGTGAAGCCAAATTCTGGTGTCtcaagccatgatattgctggaatattgctaacagtggcataaaactgtgtTCACTCACTACCTCTGGTACCTCTACTACAGACAGAAACTCACGGCATGAGTGAATGCTCCGGGTACTTGAAGTCGCCGATGCAGATGGTGTCGACACAGTGAAGCATAATGCGTTTGAACTCCAGCAGCTTTTGTGTGATGAAGTTGTACTTGCATACAAGTAGGGAGCTCTCAGTCAGCATCATAATCTTCTCATGTTCCAAATCCCAGTGGTTGATTCTtcataacaaaacaaagaacAGCGTGAAAGAAAATATGGCATTAACTTGCGAAAACTGAAACAATTTATTCCACAGACGCACAATGTTCCTGAAAACATGATTCATATTTAACATGTCACCAGATTAAAGTTGTGTAGCCCAAAACAAGACAGCTGATTCCTCTTAACGTTCTAGTTCTAGCCCGCTATTCACCATGTTCCTGACTTACTGATAGTGCTGGTTATCACTCACACTATGCAGACTGATAATTGAAGCACAGTAATCGATCAATAATTAAAGGTAATAAAAAGTCTGACCACAAAACTCTTGAGGACAATAATGAGGCACAATCAAAACAAAGGAaacatactgattaatattttcattgaGATGAAAAAAGATTTCGTAGTGGTGGGAAGGGGGTTGTAGGGGAGCTTGCCCTATATTGTTAACCCTTTCCTTCTAGCTGGCTTACTGTTACAGAGCACTGAATCAAATGTTATTATTGTCTTTAATGCAACAATCTGTGTTAATCAGTGCTCTTGTATTACACTGCCTTTGAATCTGTACAGTCACATTATTTTGTACTGCTATATACTGATTTGCATTCATTTGTGAACTTCTTCATTATACAATAAAATTTTTAATGACATCTCAAAGTATTGACATTTCTTGGCTTGGGAGCAAACACGCAAGACCAGTTAGGCACATGAACACTTGGAACTCAACAATTATTTCAATACAGGttgcttgtttgttctttaatacTCTTAACTCAGGACTATTCCAGACTGTACCATGGTTACTGACAACCAATTCTAATCATGATCTTCACCATTACTTGATAAGTTGTGATATCATTATTGTGTTGAAAAAAAGTGCTATGTAAGATGTCATGTCATGTTCTCTCAATATCAATAACAGTGAAGATCACAAGAAattgttttttcaaaaatattgcTCATGGACTTGTCACTTGTTTATCTTAACTTAATTTGGGCCCAACAAATAGCATATATGACTCGTACCCGCATTGATTAATTCAAAATAGTACAAAATGAAGACTTCTTTCCAGtgacaatatttatttcaacTTATCACTGAGCTTTTCACTATCATTATCACAAGTAATAATATTGTTCTTGAATTCAAATCAGACCAGCAGATCTGGTTGACTGGAATATATCCTCGAACTTTAAGTGCTTTTTTTTTTAACCAAAGTAATGAAATCCCGACCTGCAGTGTGTCAAGCATCAGTGCATACACTCACTGATATGAATCTTGGTGTTATCAAATTTAACATTCTTGGAAGCCAAATGAAGTACGAGATCTCACTGGGAGGTGAAAGTATGCTCTGGTTTCACCTGGCATGACTGTTGTGTTGTTAGATCTTCATAATGTGATATTGTGTCACACTGACTCACAGACGTATGAACTGGCATCAACGAGATTAGCAAGTGCGAAGACAGAAAACACCCtcatatatatattaaataaaACCACAGGACAAAACATTCATCCATCTCAAACCTGCACAAAATAAAGAGAACTAACTACAAGGAAATAATCCACATTTTTTCTTTCCATTGTGCGCTGAAAATTGTAAGGATCTTGACGTACAGGCTGTTACTGTCTACCATGCTACCATTATATCTGTGTTCAACATGCTGAAGACTGACAGTTaaacaaactgaacaaattAATATTGAATGTGAAGAGAAAACTGCTTCTGTCAGTTTTGACAAGAACAACTTCAAAGTGTTTCTGTGGCCCTAGAGATAATTGACTTGGACAGGGTCCAAAGTTGCATTTAAATCTGTGGAAGCAgggaaaattgccatccctgattAAATCTGGATGAAgacattttgacttttgacacACATCTTAAACTTGACTAAACGTCCATTTCAACAAAATGATCTTATGCTATGACTGTCTAGTCCATGTTACTATGGAAGATACTATGATCTCTGTCCTAAGATTGATCTATATCAGGGTGGCAACAGGAATATCTATTTCACTTTCAGCTGAAAACTTAAGTTAACACTGTGACATTGAATAATGAGTTTGAATtaatcagtttgaaataaaattggcAGAAATCTGTGAAGAGTGGGAAATTGCCATCCCTGTCTGTGGAAATTAGCCCTGGTTAAGATTCGACATCATTTGAAGTTATTCTTACTCTGTAAGGAGCCAGCAGCCAAGAAGCTCTCCATCCAGCTCGGGTTTGATTACTTGTCGACAATGTTCTTGGATCGCAGAGTCAAAATAGTTGCCCTGAAACAAGAAATACGCATAATGTAGTTAGTTCTATAATGATTCATAGTGAAGGCAAAGGCCTTTCAGATTAATCAAGTTAATTGAAACTCTCCGACACAAACAGTATGCCTTCCATTTCTCTTTGTTTTCTGAATAATCCAAGGCTGTAAACAAATGGAAGCAGTATGTTTTGAGCAGCCAATAGGTCTGAATTCTTTTCATATGGACAGTGGACACTGTGGCTCCATGATAAAGTGACCAAAGAGTGCCTTAAAGGATAAGATACGATAAGATAAAATAAGATAATACTCACAGTCAcattaaaataaacataaaaaacatcTTTACACAACAACAGCATCAAAAGAACAGCAATTTCGAAAATTACATGCAATCCATTTTCCTAtttatttcacatgtacttgAAGTATAAAAGAACAGTGTGCCCTGTTTGTTCGGCACACACAGTCTACATGCAATATTCTGAAAGTAGAACATGAGTTGGGTCTCTTAGAATCttgtttgtctttttttatAATTTGATGCTCATAAAAATAGCTGATACTTACCAATTATTTTTTTGATGAAGTATTAAGAATTTGGAgcaatttatttttgttttgaacagGCAGGTTCCCATACCAGCATAGAAAATTAAAAGTTGGAACAGACTGGATATAACTTCTAAAGAAAATAATGGTTTGGTCTAACTTGAACATGTTGAAGTGTTTCAATCTCCATAGAAAATGTAATCCCTACTTGCATTTTTTGTATATACTGCTAGTGTTAGAATTCTGTGATAATTTTTAGACTAAATTAGTGCTGAGATATTTGTATTCCTTAACTACTTCAATGTCCttgtcatatatatttactgGTGAGTTTTAAAATTTTTCTTTCCATAAATTAATTATCATTCCTTTTGTTTTGTTCacattcaaaaaaaaaaaaattaattacatcactcaaaattcaaattttctattttcaaacataaacaaaacataatcaGAGTAGTAAACATTGTCTTTATCTGAACTGGACGTCCACACGATGTTTATATGTTCAAAGCTATTTACAAGTATAGTTTGCCCAACATACAGATGCAGTGTAAGTGTACTCATCAAGAAAATGCCATAAGGTATAAGTCCAAAATTGCTCAAATGGATGAAAACACACATCATGGTAGGCAGCAGAAAAggtatttcatattttctgacTTTAGCACCATTTAGCGCAATCAAATAGTGAAATACATTGTAACAGGCTCCAGGTACCAAACATTGATTTCATGAGTATTGTAGAATTACCTGCACTGGACATGTTGGAGTCCCTACATTTAACaatttcaacatatgtcatatttgggatttcactttcttagtaaagtacaaattctagtactttttttcggttgagtcccatccgggttcgaacccgcaccctcagagtcaggcacctaatcgccagcacacaaagtcagccgcctagcctactcagccaccgcgacttccacactgagcaggctaggcggctgactttgtgtgctggcgattaggtgtctgactctgagggtgcgggttcgaacccggatgagactcaaccgaaaaaaagtactagaattcgtactttactaagaaagtgaaatcccaaatatgacacatgttgcatttgaccactttctaaatggtatcgagtagtatagggaatgatagttctggaccactttacTTTAcaatttgcttagctttgcttagctttgcttagctttagcacaccctatatgtaaagtggtccagaactatcattccctatactacttatcGTGTAATCATTTAACAATTTGTTAGGTGATACCATGAATTATCATCAAGGGACACAAGTTTGATCGACGTGAAACATCAATCACCACTTTTGAATGGCAATTCTTGTGATACGTAACGATAACTTACGGTATCTGCAGCTTTGATCCTCTGGAAACACTGCTTTCCTTTGTTTGGAGCGGAAAATACTTTGTGTCAAGTTACTTGAAAATTCAGTGACAGTTAAGTGATCAAACTTCCATGACACAAGGAAATTTGGAACCAAAACATACAGGCTGAAAATTAAGATGTTTTAAAAACAGGTGCTTGCTGTAAGCTATTGACTGAGGACAAACACTGAACATTCTCAATGCTCCTAGgcttataaatatttcatgacacaCTGAGTACGGATGATAGATCACCGAGAGCAGCTTCTAAATACAAACTGGAATGCCCATGGAACCCTGTACACGTTGCAGCTAGGtaacatgtcattgttttgCAGGTATATACTGCAAATGTTCACAAATTCAGTCATGTGGTAACATGTAAACTTAGCTGAGTCGATTTAAAGCCATGCTTGAAGTATACGGAGCTGCTATCAGTATCAGAATATGTTCGCCAAAATTCAATGAAGACCAAGGAAGGGAAAGAATGGTAACAGAGATATACCCTCAACTTATAACATCAAGAATGAGAAGTTCATGCTTTCCTGACACATATCCTGGATTTATAATAATGATAGTGTGGTGATACACCTGTGCGCAATTTCTTTTTATAGGTCGGATATCAATCTTAAATGTCAACATTGGTCGTCTGCGATTCCACTTTTTTAGTAGACATCTACAAACCTACAAGCGTCTCGACTTGATCAATGATTGTTAATAAACCTTGCAACCACACAATACACATTCACACCTTATAACTGAAGAATGTCTTGGCCGACATATCAGACTTGACAACACCTGGCTTCAGCGAAGTGCGACTGGATGTTGATCTGATCGACTGGCGACCGATTGTGCTTCCGGGGCGATTACGCGAAAACCCAGGTCCAGCGAAGTCGACATCAGCATCGGGATCACTCGCTTTGGGTGCAGGGTCCTCTCCATTTAACTCTAGCGTTGCCCCGATAAACTGTCCTTCTTGAGCAGCCTTCTCGTCATCAAGTTGGACAGGGACGGCGTCCTGCGTTGCTGTCTTGGTATTTTCCGCCATTTTGAATGCCAATGACCTCGTGACGTCAGGGTCAATACTTCGTGACATTCCGACGATTTTATTCCCAATAcacccattcgtaactactcgtctacccgagtagttacgaatgccaATACACCGTCACTTTCCGCATACATTCATCTCCGGAATATCCCGAACAGATGCGATCTCCTGTTCGGGAACTTCCGGATATGATCAAACGTCATGTGCTTCTTCTTCGCAAGGGGGTTTCGAAATTACGCTTCAAGGGGGCCATAGATGCCTGCAATTACGAAATTGCTTATATTTAGGTGGCCGTGTTAAGAGAATCGGGCCACGCCTGGTATACATTTTCGTTATTATGGGTAATCCTGGAGCAAAAAACAATGTACATACATGCTCACAATGCAGCAGTTACAAGGGACCGTTTCAAGGCACCGTATACTGTTCAATATATATGTAAGTGACACCCCCGCCCTTGCATGTACACATCCGATGGTGTCCATCCCTACCCCTTTCCATTCCAGAACGAAATGTATTCCTCGGCTATCTAGTGCTACTTGACTGCTCAATATTCTATAACATGTTTACGATCCACACAACTGTAGAGGCATGCAGGATGGTGATTCAGCGTTATACGAGCTGTTGTTCAGTGCTGCTTGACTGACGAGTTGTCCTGTTCCCGCTGAGAGGCGTAGATGGAAGCATGTTCGTCATTTGGATTGACAGCATGACTTCAGACATTTTCAACTATAGGGTTAGACTTCAGCTAATCAGGTGATTCGTGACAGACCGCCACTTGCCTGGAATTATTGCTGAGTTAAAGCAATAAATCTATCGTGTATACATTGTAACCAGGGAAACTCTAACAGGTTGTAGATTATCCATAACTTACAGTCTGAGTGTTTTCAGCACGAACGTGTTTATTGAAGAACAAATATAATTCCAAATTCATTCAGTCTCAGCCCCAATATAAGCAAATTTTAGTTGTACAAAGAACCACAAACTAACGTTTTAGATCAAAGTTTAGTAAAACGTAACACTTGATACACACGGTTGTGAGAGATCGAGTCTGTTATAATATGCCAGCTTGTAATACCATGTAACAACACTTCAGGCTATCCGACACAGTCGGCTGTGTGTGTGCCTAAATGCAGTTCAGTCTTAATGGCTGTCAAACATGTTCATACTTACTCGAAAGTTAGTATAGAAATTTAACAACATCCAATAACACGGAGGAGGCGGGGTGCAATGTTATAGTACATCATTCATGTATGTGATAATGGTCACATGGCATTGAGAACATTAAACTGAACTGAAATGAATTCAAATGTAGAACATGTCATGCTTTTTATCTTACATTGATATGTGAaggagacacacacacacacacacacacacacacacacacacacagagagagagagagagagacagacgcAGACACAGAGACAGGGAGAGGCggagagagacacacagagagacagagaaagagagacagagacgGAGAGCGAGCGAGAGAGTGACGGAGAGAGCGACAGAGACAGGCAGAGAGCGAGAGACGGAGatagagacagagacagagaggagAGAcggagacagagagagagaaagagagacagagagagagcgagagagagacgGAGAGAGTCTGAGAGacaggcagagagagagagaaagtgggCGAAGGCGATCCTCCCTTTTTTTAATTGCCTATCGTACTCAATCATCAATTTGTTGTTTGAGCAACGAAATCTTCTTAAGAAACTGCGAAATTGTTTTACACAAACATTAATGATATAAAACTCGATAGACACCTTCTTTGAACCTACGGTAGAAACCTACTTTCAAAACATATGTAATAACAGATGACTGTGAACGAGTGCgtgagttcggttttacgccgcttttagcaatattccagcaatatcacggctaggGACTTCAGAAATAGGCTTAacgcattgtacccacatggggaatcgatcccgggtcctaggcgtgatgagcgaacgcttttaccactaggctaccccacgtcATTTCACGGTCTTACTCACTGGTTGATAGATCTTCGGCGGTCCTTGACAGTGCCAGGATTTGCTGGGCTGATTTGATTACGATTCCAATGCGGGTAACAGCATCTAACGCATAGTCAGGTAAAGACGCCAGACATTAAAATCCTTTGAAGcacctgtaaaatatgtttatgtttcacaaaccattcacacattaaaaaaatcaaacagcAATAGGCTGAGagttagactaacagctagtctcagaaatgaacatattttgctgaaaaaaaacatgcatagtgaaaataaataatataatgaaatggagccctgagactttcttcattttcagaagctaaggaaatctagacgtgccacattttctagacttgcatgggctttc contains these protein-coding regions:
- the LOC137268120 gene encoding tumor protein p63-regulated gene 1-like protein; the encoded protein is MAENTKTATQDAVPVQLDDEKAAQEGQFIGATLELNGEDPAPKASDPDADVDFAGPGFSRNRPGSTIGRQSIRSTSSRTSLKPGVVKSDMSAKTFFSYKGNYFDSAIQEHCRQVIKPELDGELLGCWLLTEINHWDLEHEKIMMLTESSLLVCKYNFITQKLLEFKRIMLHCVDTICIGDFKYPEHSLMPDRQHGGIQLRWNRGQELTFGQKWNPFATDIPWTTFCHHPILYNRKENETTTYNCDDFYESLVQAVSKAYQVKRPNEKITIVEGPILIESYASVASVIYNQSGLGFFRDRNGVSF